The Vicinamibacterales bacterium genome includes the window TAGGTGAAGACCTGCACCGTCAGCGTCGAGATCGGCTGGCGCGGATCGGCCGTGAAATACTGGTTGTTCAGCGCCGTGAACAGCAGGGGCGCCGTCTCTCCGGCCACGCGCGCCAGCGCCAGCAGCACGCCGGTGATGATGCCAGGCAGGGCGGCGGGCACGACGACGGTGAACACCGCGCGTGCCCGCGTCGCCCCCAGCGCCAGGGCGCCTTCCCGAAGCGACTGCGGGACGAGCAACAGCAGTTCCTCGGTCGTCCGGGTCACGAGCGGCAGCATCATGATCCCGAGTGCGACGCTTCCGGCCATCGCCGAGAACTGGTGAAACGGCAGGACCGCGATCGCAAACGCGAATACCCCGATCACGATCGAGGGCACGCCGTTGAGCGTGTCGGCGGCGAAACGCGTGGCGACGGCGATCCGCGTGCCGCGGTATTCGGCTGCATACGTGCCGGCGATGACGCCGATCGGAATGGCGACGATCGCGCCCATCCCCGTCACCATCAGCGATCCGACGATCGCATTGGCCATGCCGCCGCCGGTCTCGCCGACCGGCACCGGCCCATGGGTGAAGAACGCCAGGTTCAGCGAGGTGATGCCCTGGGTCACGACGTAGAAGAGCACGAGCGCCAGCGGCAGCAGCGCCACCAGGACCGCGCCTATGCAGAGGACGACGATGGTGCCGGAGAGCGCCTTCCGCCAGCGGTTGCGCACGCTAGGCGGCCTCCGCAGCCGGGACGGCCGGGACCGGATCGACGCGCGTGCGCGTCTGCCGGCCCAGCGACCAGATGAAGGCGCGGGAAATGGCGTTGATCACCAGGGTCATCGCGAACAGCACGAGGCCGATCTCGACGAGCGCATCGATGTGGAGCGGTGTCGCAGCCTCGGCGAATTCGTTCGCCAGGACCGCGGCCATCGTGTACTGCGGCTTGTACAGTGAGAGCGACACCTGCGGGGTGTTGCCGATGACCATCGTCACCGCCATCGTCTCGCCGAGCGCGCGTCCGAACCCGAGCATCACCGCGCCGACGATCCCCGTGCGGCCGTAGAAGAGCGCCATCCGGATCGCTTCCCAGCGGGTCGCCCCGAGCGCGTAGGCTCCCTCGCGCTGCGCCTGCGGCACCGCCCTCAGGACCTCGCGGGCCACCGCCGAGCTGAAGGGAATCACCATGATCGCAAGCACGGTCGCGGCCGCCAGCATGCCGGCGCCAAGCGGCGGACCGCTGAACAGCGGCAGCGCCTTCATCGCGGCCGGCGTCGCCAGCTCGATCGATCGAATGAACGGGATGAGTACGAAGATGCCCCACAGTCCGTAGACGATCGACGGAATGGCGGCCAGCAGCTCGGTGATGAACACCAGCGGACGCTGCAGCCAGGCAGGGGAGAGTTCGGAGATGTAGATCGCGATGCCGAGCGCGATCGGCGTCGAGACCAGCAGCGCCAGTATCGACGAATAGAGCGTCCCCCAGATGAACGGGCGCGCCCCGAAGACGCCGGAGACCGGATCCCACGTGGCGGTGGTCCAGAAGCCCCAGCCGAACTCGTGGATGGACAGGCGCGAATCGCGCCAGAGCATGACGGCAATGCCGACGACGACGGCGGGCACGATCAGCGCGACCGCACCCGTCCCGACTTTGAAGAGGGTGTCGTCGGAACGGGTGGATGAAGGCATACGAGATCGGCGGGCGCTACTTGGCGCTGATCGTCGAGAGCTGCTTCAGCTCCATGTCGACGACGCTTTGGGGCAGCGGCGCGTAGCCGAGGTCCTTGCAGTACTTCTGGCCGTCGGTCAGCGCCCACTTGACGAAGTCGTTCATCACCTTCGCCTGCGCCTTGTCGGACGGATTCTGGTAGAGCAGCAGCCAGGTGAACGACGCGATCGGATAGACATCGTCGCCCGGTGCGTTGGTGATGGAGACTCGGAAGTCGGCCGGCATGGCTTTAGCCGCGGCGGCCGCCGCCGCGGTCACCGACTCGAGGGAGGCCGACACGAACTTGCCGCTCATGTTCTGCACGGTCCCGTAGCCGATCTTGTTCTGGATCGCGTAGACCAGCTCGTTGTAGCCGATCGCGCCCGGGGTCTGGCTCACCAGCCCGGCGACGCCGTCGCTCTTCTGGCCGCCGAGGCCGACCGGCCAGTTGACCGAGGTCGCCACGCCGATGCGCTTCTTGTATTCCGGGGAGACCTTCGCCAGGTAGTCGCACCAGATGTAAGTGGTGCCGGAGCCGTCGGCGCGATGCACGACGGTGATGTCGGTGCCGGGAAGATTCGCCTCAGGATTGAGTTTCGTGAGCGCCGGGTCGTTCCACTTCGTGATCTTGCCGAGGAAGATGTCGGCGAGCACCGGCCCGGTGAACTTGAGTTCCCCCTTGAGGCCCGGGACGTTGTACATCGGCACGACGGCGCCCAGCACCGTGGGGAAATGCAGGATCTTGCCACCCTGGGCTGCCAGCATCTGGTCGGGGGTCATCGGACCGTCGGAAGCGCCGAAGAACACCGTCTTGTGCGAGATCTGGTTGATGCCGCCGCCCGAGCCGATGGGCTGATAGTTGATCTGCACGTCGCCGTGCAGCTTGTTGTACTCGGAGAACCATTTCGTATAAATGGGGGCCGGGAACGTCGCCCCGGCGCCGTTGATCGGCGTGGCGGCGCCGAGCGTCGCGGCTGCGAGCGCCACTCCGGCCGCGCTGATTGCGAACATTTTCATGACTTGTCTCCTCATCCTCTCGAGCGTGTGCGTGACGATCAGAAACTCAGCAGGCAGTGGACGGCGACCTTCTTCTGCTCGGGCTGCACTGGCGTGAAGTTGTTGAACTTCGCGTCGTCGTAGTCGAGCAGGAGCGCCGTCGACACGCTGCCCTGATGCGGGAACCAGTAGGCGATGCCGCCGATGAACCGGGTGTGTGTCTGGTTGGAGGTCGCGGACGAGTCATTCGGCTCCAGGTGGTCGTAGCGGATCAACCCTTCCCAGCCGATCTTGGTGCGCGGCGTCACCCACACCGACCAGCCCTTGCCGTCAGCCTCCGACTTGGCCACCGACGTCTGATCCTTCGTCCACAGGCTCTCGAACGAGGCGTTCAGATACTGATGCTCGAAGGTGACGGCGAGTTCCGAGCGCAAGCGATCGGCGCTCTTCACGTAGTGGTCGGCATCGACGAAGTAGGTGACGCGCAGGCCGTGCGCCGCCTGTGCGCTGGCGTGGGCGAGCGGACGGAATGTGGTCCGCACGGTCCAGCCTTTCTGATCGTTGGCCTCGGGCTTGGTGTAGGTGTCGCCGTTGTAGACGCCGCCGTGCAAGTCGCCGAAGTTCTGCGCGAAGTTGTAGTGGAACGTCGCGCCGACGTCGGCCGATGACTGATAGCCCTCGCGTTCGATGAACGTCGTGCCCTGGAACCGATAGCGATAGATGCCTTCCGCGTAGTCGACGTAGGGCGTCGTTTGCTGGCCCAGGCGCACCCACGATCCCTTCGTCATGTAGTCGTCGAGGTTCCACTGCGCGAAGGCGTACTTGAGACGGAAGGTATAGCTGCCGTTGAGCGAACTGCCGGCGCCGGTCTCGCGGGTGATGTCGGGCGTGATGCGGAAGGCGATGCTGTGCGAGATGTTGCCCGTGATGTTGATGTAGGCACGGCCGACATTGAACGAGTTCAGCGTCGTGGAATTGCCGTCGGTATCGGTGATCTTCGGGTCCATCTGAACCGTGTAGTCCGTATAAATCAAGGCGCCCACTTTGATCGACGGCGTGTCGTCGGGCGGGGTGTAGCCGGCGG containing:
- the pstA gene encoding phosphate ABC transporter permease PstA, coding for MRNRWRKALSGTIVVLCIGAVLVALLPLALVLFYVVTQGITSLNLAFFTHGPVPVGETGGGMANAIVGSLMVTGMGAIVAIPIGVIAGTYAAEYRGTRIAVATRFAADTLNGVPSIVIGVFAFAIAVLPFHQFSAMAGSVALGIMMLPLVTRTTEELLLLVPQSLREGALALGATRARAVFTVVVPAALPGIITGVLLALARVAGETAPLLFTALNNQYFTADPRQPISTLTVQVFTYASSAYTDLHRQAWAGALVLVIIVFTCSLLARFATARLERMQRGS
- the pstC gene encoding phosphate ABC transporter permease subunit PstC — its product is MPSSTRSDDTLFKVGTGAVALIVPAVVVGIAVMLWRDSRLSIHEFGWGFWTTATWDPVSGVFGARPFIWGTLYSSILALLVSTPIALGIAIYISELSPAWLQRPLVFITELLAAIPSIVYGLWGIFVLIPFIRSIELATPAAMKALPLFSGPPLGAGMLAAATVLAIMVIPFSSAVAREVLRAVPQAQREGAYALGATRWEAIRMALFYGRTGIVGAVMLGFGRALGETMAVTMVIGNTPQVSLSLYKPQYTMAAVLANEFAEAATPLHIDALVEIGLVLFAMTLVINAISRAFIWSLGRQTRTRVDPVPAVPAAEAA
- the pstS gene encoding phosphate ABC transporter substrate-binding protein PstS; its protein translation is MKMFAISAAGVALAAATLGAATPINGAGATFPAPIYTKWFSEYNKLHGDVQINYQPIGSGGGINQISHKTVFFGASDGPMTPDQMLAAQGGKILHFPTVLGAVVPMYNVPGLKGELKFTGPVLADIFLGKITKWNDPALTKLNPEANLPGTDITVVHRADGSGTTYIWCDYLAKVSPEYKKRIGVATSVNWPVGLGGQKSDGVAGLVSQTPGAIGYNELVYAIQNKIGYGTVQNMSGKFVSASLESVTAAAAAAAKAMPADFRVSITNAPGDDVYPIASFTWLLLYQNPSDKAQAKVMNDFVKWALTDGQKYCKDLGYAPLPQSVVDMELKQLSTISAK